A region of Pseudoalteromonas aliena SW19 DNA encodes the following proteins:
- the ccoO gene encoding cytochrome-c oxidase, cbb3-type subunit II: MSNKNSQNKHEIVEKNVGLMAILTVFAISFGALVEITPLMFQDDTTKPVEGLRPLNALEMEGRDLYVREGCSNCHSQMIRPFRDEVERYGHYSVAGESVWDHPFLWGSKRTGPDLARVGKRYSDDWHYAHLVDPRAVVPESNMPGFPWLAENTVDTSLTLKKLQIFRDTFAINPENPKHPGLGYGSDEELQADVEKVNAMNNGEGATEMQALIAYLQQLGTHLK; encoded by the coding sequence ATGAGCAATAAAAATTCACAAAACAAACATGAAATAGTAGAAAAGAACGTTGGCCTTATGGCTATTCTGACTGTTTTTGCTATCAGTTTTGGTGCATTAGTTGAAATTACTCCGCTAATGTTCCAAGACGATACGACTAAGCCAGTAGAAGGCCTACGCCCTCTTAATGCTTTAGAAATGGAAGGCCGTGATCTTTATGTGCGTGAGGGTTGTTCTAACTGTCATTCACAAATGATTCGCCCTTTTCGTGATGAAGTTGAACGTTACGGGCACTACTCTGTAGCCGGTGAATCAGTATGGGACCATCCATTTTTATGGGGTTCTAAACGAACTGGTCCTGATTTAGCACGCGTTGGTAAACGTTACTCGGACGATTGGCATTATGCTCATTTAGTGGACCCACGGGCTGTGGTTCCTGAGTCAAACATGCCAGGCTTTCCTTGGTTAGCAGAGAATACGGTTGATACCAGCCTGACTCTGAAAAAACTACAAATTTTCCGTGATACTTTTGCTATCAACCCAGAAAACCCTAAACATCCGGGCCTGGGCTATGGCAGCGATGAAGAGCTTCAAGCTGATGTTGAAAAGGTTAACGCTATGAATAACGGCGAAGGCGCAACTGAAATGCAAGCCCTAATCGCGTATTTACAGCAACTTGGCACCCACTTGAAGTAA
- a CDS encoding cbb3-type cytochrome oxidase subunit 3 — MDYGTYRGILTLVILVLFIVIVAWAYSKRSKTRFDSAANAIFEDEKKHDNTLSNEEKESEK; from the coding sequence ATGGATTACGGAACATACAGAGGCATTTTGACTCTGGTAATTTTAGTATTGTTTATTGTGATTGTTGCATGGGCATACAGCAAGCGTAGCAAAACTCGTTTTGATAGCGCTGCTAATGCCATTTTTGAAGATGAAAAAAAACATGACAACACACTCTCTAACGAGGAAAAGGAGTCTGAAAAATGA
- the ccoP gene encoding cytochrome-c oxidase, cbb3-type subunit III codes for MTSFWSIWVIVLTLACLFIIFGLLVWNLKNYTGVKEGESCGHEFDGIEELNNPLPKWWTYMFFATFIWSVYYLAAYPGLGNWEGLGKWTSSNQGITTLAESKEAIAKAKEEGRFVKLDKEYEIAEERFGPIFNRLAQVPVLDLVNSKFEGDAAQQVALENGDKHEQTDGQLAIEIGQRLFSQNCAQCHGSDARGGTGFPNLTDKDWLYGGTPDKIRETLLLGRIAAMPAWGPALGEQGVKEMTAHVLSLSGRTVNQKDAAAGEAKFAMCAACHGADGKGSVAHNLPFGAPNLTDNIWLYGGSQRAVEETLNHGRAGVMPAWKDILGEDKIHLLTAYVYSLSQDK; via the coding sequence ATGACTAGCTTTTGGAGTATTTGGGTTATTGTATTAACCCTTGCATGCTTATTCATCATCTTTGGCTTACTAGTTTGGAATTTAAAAAACTATACTGGCGTAAAAGAAGGTGAAAGCTGTGGACATGAATTTGACGGCATTGAAGAGCTAAATAACCCACTACCAAAATGGTGGACTTACATGTTCTTCGCTACTTTTATTTGGTCTGTATATTACCTTGCAGCTTACCCTGGTTTAGGTAACTGGGAAGGGTTAGGTAAATGGACTAGCTCTAATCAAGGTATTACTACTTTAGCGGAATCTAAAGAAGCAATAGCGAAAGCGAAAGAAGAAGGTCGTTTTGTAAAGCTTGATAAAGAATATGAAATTGCAGAAGAGCGCTTTGGTCCTATTTTCAATCGACTTGCACAAGTGCCGGTTTTAGATTTAGTTAATTCTAAATTTGAAGGTGATGCGGCTCAACAAGTTGCACTTGAAAACGGTGACAAACATGAGCAAACAGATGGTCAATTAGCCATCGAAATTGGTCAGCGTTTATTCTCACAAAACTGTGCTCAATGTCATGGTTCTGATGCGCGTGGTGGAACTGGCTTTCCTAACCTAACTGATAAAGATTGGTTATATGGCGGTACACCAGACAAAATTAGAGAAACACTCTTACTTGGTCGTATTGCAGCAATGCCAGCTTGGGGCCCAGCCCTTGGCGAGCAAGGTGTTAAAGAAATGACAGCACATGTGCTGAGCCTTTCTGGTCGTACAGTTAACCAAAAAGATGCAGCAGCAGGCGAAGCAAAATTTGCAATGTGCGCTGCATGTCACGGTGCTGACGGTAAAGGGTCGGTTGCACATAACCTGCCATTTGGCGCGCCAAACCTGACTGATAACATTTGGTTATATGGTGGCTCTCAACGCGCTGTTGAAGAAACACTCAACCACGGCCGTGCCGGTGTAATGCCAGCATGGAAAGACATCTTAGGTGAAGATAAAATTCACTTATTAACTGCCTATGTTTACAGTTTATCGCAAGATAAATAA
- a CDS encoding FixH family protein, producing MQPTPWYKNFWPWFLIFFPLAAIIGCISLFITAIGNGPDMVVDDYYKKGKAINLELSKFEKAKALYLHGELNVTNERVSFKFTKGDSSNVHALKLSFYHRTIKAHDFEAMLTPNANQEFTALLNDFTQGAYSVFIEPVDGSWKLKENIILPTEQTVLVTPNYK from the coding sequence ATGCAACCTACTCCGTGGTATAAAAATTTTTGGCCTTGGTTTTTAATCTTTTTCCCATTAGCAGCCATTATTGGCTGTATTAGCTTATTTATTACTGCAATAGGTAACGGCCCAGACATGGTTGTTGATGACTACTACAAAAAAGGTAAAGCAATAAACTTAGAACTTAGTAAGTTTGAAAAAGCAAAAGCGCTTTACCTACATGGCGAATTAAATGTGACTAACGAGCGCGTAAGTTTCAAATTTACAAAAGGCGACAGCAGTAATGTGCATGCATTAAAACTTTCGTTTTATCATCGCACTATAAAAGCACATGACTTTGAAGCCATGCTTACTCCAAATGCAAACCAAGAATTCACGGCATTACTGAATGATTTTACACAAGGTGCCTACTCAGTATTTATTGAGCCCGTAGACGGTAGCTGGAAACTAAAAGAAAATATTATTTTACCAACTGAACAAACCGTTTTAGTTACTCCTAACTATAAGTAG
- a CDS encoding heavy metal translocating P-type ATPase — translation MSNSCFHCLESVPNGFSASVIIDDKAQPMCCIGCQAVAQNIVDQGMTDYYKYRTVRAGKVEQLVPEQLAFIKSYDNEDIQDEFIATNDSISEVLLSVEGITCAACAWLIEKQLLNLKTVKRVDVNTSTNRAMIQWDKTRTPLSEIITALAKIGYKAYPFQSDIEAQQKQQTAKAYIRRLGVAGLMTMQVMMFAFAMYFGMFSGMDSNFEQYFRWISLVLASPVILYSALPFLTNAINGLKSKQLNMDLPVSLAIFGAYGASCYATFMEVGEVYFESVCMFTFLLLLGKYLEFRARLKASEFTANLQKLLPLTARTMNDNGEELIIAAKKLKLNDLVLIKAGETIPADGELVKGKTTVDESMMTGEHQPVTKFIGHNVYAGCVNHDGVIEIKINKIGQNTLLNQIIRLQHNALTKRPKLVEITDKVAQWFIASLLIFASITAIGWYQIAPEHAFWITISVLVATCPCALSLAIPTALTCAVATLTRKGILIKQAHVLETLSQITLFAFDKTGTLTQGKFSLDAVDILDKQYTKGQILEIAAMLESYSEHPIASAFNEFTPAQRTFVDVEIHPGLGISAQDDMNHYAIGKSGWFDSKKTNAQASLYINKQVVARFYFIDKIKKDAKQLVDSLQSQKLTCHMLTGDASDAGQKIAKQLKLNSVQSGCSPQDKQTAVEQWASQNEVVAMVGDGVNDSPVFASAHLSIAMETGADISKNSADVVLLNSDLASIDHLLNVAKQTRRIIKQNLALSLLYNGSILPLAALGLVAPWMAVIGMSASSIIVICNSLRLLKL, via the coding sequence ATGTCTAACTCTTGCTTTCATTGCCTTGAGAGTGTGCCAAACGGATTTAGTGCAAGCGTTATCATTGATGATAAAGCACAGCCAATGTGTTGCATTGGCTGTCAAGCCGTTGCGCAAAATATCGTTGATCAAGGTATGACTGATTATTATAAGTACCGTACAGTTCGTGCTGGTAAGGTCGAACAGCTAGTGCCTGAGCAACTCGCATTTATAAAAAGTTATGACAACGAAGACATTCAAGATGAGTTTATAGCCACAAACGATAGTATTTCAGAGGTATTATTAAGTGTTGAAGGCATAACTTGTGCAGCCTGTGCATGGCTCATCGAAAAACAATTGTTAAATTTAAAAACAGTAAAACGGGTTGATGTAAATACCTCAACAAATCGCGCGATGATCCAGTGGGATAAAACCCGTACACCTCTTAGTGAAATAATCACTGCACTTGCTAAAATTGGCTACAAAGCGTACCCGTTCCAATCAGATATTGAAGCGCAGCAAAAGCAACAAACTGCCAAAGCCTATATTCGCCGTTTAGGTGTTGCAGGTTTGATGACCATGCAAGTCATGATGTTTGCATTCGCCATGTACTTTGGCATGTTCTCAGGCATGGATAGTAACTTTGAGCAATATTTTAGGTGGATCAGCTTAGTACTGGCCTCGCCAGTTATTTTATATAGTGCACTTCCCTTTTTAACTAATGCCATCAATGGATTAAAGTCTAAACAGCTCAACATGGACTTACCCGTGTCGCTCGCTATTTTTGGTGCGTATGGCGCCAGTTGCTACGCCACATTTATGGAAGTGGGCGAAGTCTATTTTGAATCGGTATGCATGTTTACCTTTTTACTATTACTTGGGAAATACCTTGAATTTAGAGCGCGTTTAAAAGCCAGTGAATTTACTGCTAACCTACAAAAATTATTGCCATTAACAGCGCGCACAATGAATGATAACGGTGAAGAGCTTATAATTGCAGCCAAAAAACTAAAGCTCAATGACCTAGTGCTAATTAAAGCTGGTGAAACAATTCCTGCCGATGGTGAACTTGTTAAAGGTAAAACTACCGTTGATGAGTCAATGATGACAGGGGAGCATCAACCTGTGACTAAATTCATTGGTCACAATGTTTATGCTGGATGCGTTAATCACGACGGCGTTATTGAAATAAAAATCAATAAAATTGGTCAAAACACGCTGCTCAACCAAATTATACGCTTGCAACATAATGCACTCACTAAGCGCCCTAAATTAGTCGAAATTACTGATAAAGTAGCACAGTGGTTTATTGCCTCTTTACTTATATTTGCTTCAATTACTGCTATTGGTTGGTACCAAATAGCACCTGAGCATGCCTTTTGGATCACTATTTCTGTTTTAGTTGCTACCTGCCCATGTGCACTGAGTTTAGCCATACCAACAGCACTTACTTGCGCCGTAGCGACACTAACTCGAAAAGGCATATTAATAAAACAAGCACATGTGCTAGAAACGCTATCACAAATAACCTTATTTGCGTTTGATAAAACAGGCACTCTCACCCAAGGTAAATTTAGTCTTGATGCCGTGGACATACTCGATAAACAATACACAAAAGGCCAAATTTTAGAAATAGCGGCTATGTTAGAAAGCTACTCGGAGCACCCTATTGCCAGTGCTTTTAATGAATTTACACCCGCTCAACGCACTTTTGTCGATGTTGAAATTCACCCGGGGTTAGGAATTAGCGCGCAAGATGATATGAATCATTACGCAATAGGTAAAAGTGGCTGGTTTGATAGTAAAAAAACCAATGCACAAGCGAGCTTATATATAAACAAACAGGTAGTCGCACGTTTTTACTTTATTGATAAGATTAAAAAAGATGCCAAGCAACTTGTAGACTCACTACAATCACAAAAGCTGACATGCCACATGTTAACTGGCGATGCATCAGATGCAGGGCAAAAAATTGCTAAGCAGCTTAAGCTTAACAGTGTGCAGTCTGGATGCTCGCCACAGGATAAACAAACAGCCGTTGAGCAATGGGCTTCACAAAACGAAGTCGTTGCAATGGTCGGCGATGGCGTGAACGACAGCCCTGTATTTGCCAGCGCACATTTATCAATTGCCATGGAAACCGGTGCTGACATATCAAAAAATAGCGCTGATGTAGTGCTTCTTAATAGCGATTTAGCTTCAATCGATCATTTACTTAATGTGGCAAAACAAACCAGACGGATTATTAAGCAAAACCTTGCGCTGTCTTTATTGTACAATGGTTCGATATTACCGCTTGCTGCATTGGGCCTAGTTGCTCCGTGGATGGCTGTCATTGGCATGTCTGCCAGCTCAATTATTGTGATCTGTAATTCACTAAGGCTATTAAAGTTATGA
- the ccoS gene encoding cbb3-type cytochrome oxidase assembly protein CcoS: protein MSIIYILIPIAILFVIIAIGVFFWAVKSEQFSDLNKQGHSILFEDDKEQHNKSND from the coding sequence ATGAGCATAATTTACATTTTGATCCCCATTGCTATTTTATTTGTCATTATTGCCATTGGTGTCTTTTTTTGGGCTGTAAAAAGCGAGCAGTTCTCGGATTTAAACAAGCAAGGCCACAGTATTTTGTTCGAAGACGACAAAGAGCAGCATAACAAAAGCAATGATTGA
- a CDS encoding sulfite exporter TauE/SafE family protein, whose translation MIDPLYTSAFLMGLIGSGHCIAMCGGIAGSLQLASDKRKTFTYSLAYNIGRALSYMIAGALVAGISSQFAKQNTSFSLILSFIAAIFMLLVGVYIMRLGPTLQWLEKIGKTLIWQHIVKLNKYLMPINSPFKALGYGALWGWLPCGLVYSALTWAMTSPSALDGALVMLCFALGTFPAMITLGVTAQKLNTLINHPWTRIVLGSVIIWYGIYLLIIATDKLVL comes from the coding sequence ATGATTGACCCTCTTTATACCAGTGCATTTTTAATGGGCCTCATTGGTAGCGGCCATTGCATTGCTATGTGCGGCGGTATAGCTGGTTCATTGCAGTTAGCCAGCGACAAGCGTAAAACATTCACTTACTCATTAGCGTATAATATCGGTCGTGCACTAAGTTACATGATTGCGGGCGCGCTAGTTGCAGGAATTAGCAGCCAATTTGCCAAGCAAAATACATCTTTTTCTTTAATACTTTCATTTATTGCTGCCATTTTTATGTTACTTGTAGGCGTTTATATAATGCGTCTAGGGCCCACTTTACAATGGTTAGAAAAAATTGGAAAAACTTTAATATGGCAGCATATTGTTAAGCTTAATAAATATTTAATGCCAATAAACTCCCCTTTTAAAGCTTTAGGTTATGGTGCTTTATGGGGCTGGCTGCCTTGTGGTCTGGTATACTCAGCTTTAACTTGGGCCATGACCAGCCCAAGCGCACTAGATGGCGCTTTAGTTATGTTATGTTTTGCCTTGGGCACTTTTCCAGCAATGATCACATTAGGTGTTACCGCGCAAAAGCTAAACACACTAATTAACCATCCTTGGACCCGAATTGTATTAGGCAGCGTTATAATTTGGTATGGTATCTACTTATTGATTATTGCAACCGACAAGCTGGTACTTTAA
- a CDS encoding FNR family transcription factor, whose protein sequence is MDFSQSRAKGNCAISCNNCSISQLCLPFSLNGQEMDKLDEIIERKKPLHKGDYLFESGASLKAIYAVRSGSFKSYTLSEQGDEQITGFHLAGDLVGFDAINKMTHPSFSQALETSMVCEIPFDTLDELSGKLPKLRQQIMRLMSSEITYDQEMLLLLNKKSAEERLASFIYNLSERFGERGFSRKEFRFTMTRGEIGNYLGLTVETISRLLSRFQKADLIKVEGKFITILDNNALAKTAAIVKPC, encoded by the coding sequence ATGGATTTCTCTCAAAGTCGCGCTAAAGGTAATTGTGCTATTAGCTGTAATAATTGCAGTATCAGTCAATTGTGTTTGCCATTCTCACTTAATGGCCAAGAAATGGATAAGCTTGACGAAATCATTGAACGAAAGAAACCACTTCACAAAGGCGACTATTTATTTGAATCTGGTGCATCTTTAAAGGCTATTTATGCAGTGCGCTCTGGTTCATTCAAATCATATACATTATCAGAGCAAGGCGATGAGCAAATTACTGGCTTTCACCTCGCGGGCGATCTTGTTGGCTTTGATGCAATAAATAAAATGACACACCCAAGCTTTTCACAAGCATTAGAAACATCAATGGTGTGCGAAATCCCATTTGATACCCTCGATGAGCTATCAGGTAAATTACCAAAACTACGCCAACAAATAATGCGCTTAATGAGCAGTGAGATTACATACGATCAAGAAATGCTGCTATTACTCAATAAAAAATCAGCAGAGGAACGCTTAGCTAGTTTCATTTATAACTTGTCAGAGCGTTTTGGTGAGCGTGGTTTTTCGCGTAAAGAATTTAGATTTACCATGACACGCGGAGAGATTGGTAACTATTTAGGTCTAACCGTTGAAACTATAAGCCGTTTACTGAGTCGTTTTCAAAAAGCCGACTTAATAAAAGTAGAAGGCAAGTTCATTACTATTTTAGACAATAATGCACTCGCTAAAACAGCCGCAATAGTAAAGCCTTGTTAA
- a CDS encoding right-handed parallel beta-helix repeat-containing protein, which yields MPNILYFLFIFSLSIFSSQASSSMLPDDNIDDSQVLKELILNTAENSELVIEQPGIYDICSAIIFRNINNIVISAQKGVVLRKCEKFDGEYILAFYNSRFITIEGFTFEGLTKDTVNYVWGEQGILFAGSSDISVRDNQFFNFGDAAIRATSSHLSSYDAPINSFRVKITNNYFENITQVTTTHPWNNNFGGTHDITVENNIFEGLKGSLKFASVKPVSKGLIKYNTFKNTKGTAIELTYYSDVKIIANTFVDTDKFILNAYPNKPSSVTTPFNWGNIYFTHNSIIRSKGGIRIQSDVTNELIDDKYVRGIYINNNHFLNIDMTVYPEKKYWDLINLFSRGGKSYVFSTIKNNTYNLLPEVNFVKKTSGFIEKNNTLLTPKSD from the coding sequence ATGCCTAATATTTTATATTTCCTGTTTATCTTCTCTTTAAGTATCTTCAGTAGTCAAGCATCAAGTTCAATGTTACCTGATGATAATATTGATGACTCCCAAGTATTAAAAGAGTTAATTTTAAACACTGCGGAAAATAGCGAGTTAGTGATAGAGCAACCAGGTATTTATGATATTTGCTCAGCCATCATTTTTAGAAATATTAATAATATCGTTATTTCTGCGCAAAAAGGGGTAGTACTAAGAAAGTGTGAAAAATTTGACGGTGAATATATTTTAGCTTTTTATAACTCGCGCTTTATCACTATTGAAGGCTTCACCTTTGAAGGGTTAACAAAAGACACTGTTAATTATGTGTGGGGTGAGCAAGGCATACTCTTTGCTGGTTCTTCTGATATATCGGTACGTGATAATCAGTTTTTTAACTTTGGGGATGCCGCAATCAGAGCGACCTCTTCTCATTTATCTTCTTATGATGCGCCAATTAATTCTTTTAGAGTCAAAATTACCAATAATTACTTTGAAAATATCACGCAAGTTACCACCACTCACCCTTGGAATAATAACTTTGGTGGTACGCATGATATTACTGTTGAAAATAATATTTTTGAAGGTTTAAAAGGCTCTTTAAAATTTGCTTCCGTAAAGCCAGTGTCAAAGGGGCTAATAAAATATAATACATTTAAAAATACCAAAGGGACTGCAATTGAGCTGACCTATTATTCCGATGTTAAAATAATTGCGAATACGTTTGTAGATACAGATAAATTTATACTCAATGCGTACCCAAATAAGCCAAGCAGCGTGACAACACCATTTAATTGGGGAAATATATATTTTACGCACAACAGTATTATACGTTCTAAAGGGGGGATCAGAATACAGTCTGATGTCACAAATGAGCTCATTGACGATAAATACGTCAGAGGTATTTATATCAATAATAATCACTTTCTCAATATTGATATGACTGTTTACCCTGAAAAAAAATACTGGGATCTAATTAACTTATTCTCTCGTGGTGGGAAAAGCTATGTATTTTCTACAATTAAGAACAATACTTATAACTTACTCCCAGAAGTAAACTTTGTGAAAAAAACGAGTGGATTTATCGAGAAAAATAATACATTACTCACACCTAAAAGTGATTAG
- the uspE gene encoding universal stress protein UspE, producing MDTIKRIIAIIDPTKDDQHGLARSIDLAKKSGASITAFMTVYDFSYEMTTMLSGDEREAMRKAVIKDRELWLNDLVSPYQDLDIETQVVWHNRPYEAIINTVIEQQYDLVIKSTHQHGALKSVIFTPTDWHLVRKCPTPVLFVKEMAWPAHGNILAAVNAVSENEQHMALNKRIIKDAQFLCELANAKLNLVNAYPATPINIAIEIPEFNPGLYNESVKKHHIDSTNELAAEFNLRQEQCFIEEGLPEDVIPDVAKRLNSELVVIGTVGRTGLSAALVGNTAEHVIDSLDCDVLALKPDGYVSPMAKKRD from the coding sequence ATGGACACTATTAAACGCATTATTGCGATAATCGACCCTACCAAAGACGACCAACATGGTTTGGCGCGTTCAATCGACTTAGCTAAAAAATCTGGCGCAAGTATTACCGCTTTTATGACCGTTTACGATTTTTCTTACGAGATGACGACAATGCTCTCAGGAGATGAACGTGAAGCAATGCGAAAAGCCGTTATTAAAGACCGTGAACTATGGCTAAACGATCTGGTCTCTCCTTATCAAGACCTTGATATTGAAACCCAAGTTGTGTGGCATAATCGCCCTTACGAAGCCATTATCAACACTGTTATTGAGCAGCAATATGATCTCGTTATAAAAAGCACACATCAACATGGCGCACTTAAGTCGGTTATTTTTACTCCTACTGACTGGCACTTAGTGCGGAAATGCCCTACTCCTGTATTGTTTGTGAAAGAAATGGCATGGCCTGCACACGGTAATATTTTGGCAGCTGTAAATGCTGTTAGTGAAAACGAGCAGCATATGGCGCTTAACAAACGCATTATTAAAGATGCGCAATTTCTATGTGAACTCGCCAATGCCAAGCTCAATTTAGTTAACGCCTACCCTGCAACCCCAATTAATATAGCCATTGAAATTCCTGAGTTTAATCCAGGGCTTTATAATGAGTCAGTTAAAAAACACCATATTGATTCAACCAATGAGCTTGCCGCTGAGTTTAATTTACGCCAAGAACAATGTTTTATTGAAGAAGGCTTACCTGAGGATGTAATTCCTGATGTAGCTAAGCGATTAAATAGCGAGTTAGTCGTTATTGGCACTGTTGGCCGCACGGGTTTAAGCGCAGCGCTTGTAGGTAACACCGCAGAGCATGTAATTGATAGCTTAGATTGCGATGTACTTGCACTAAAACCCGATGGTTACGTGAGCCCGATGGCAAAAAAGCGGGATTAA